In the Helianthus annuus cultivar XRQ/B chromosome 11, HanXRQr2.0-SUNRISE, whole genome shotgun sequence genome, one interval contains:
- the LOC110888812 gene encoding FH protein interacting protein FIP2, with protein sequence MNTDACSSIVRLNIGGSIFCTTVDTLTHREPHSMLAAMFSGRHTVHKDSDTGCVFVDRDGTHFRHILNWLRDGVAPNLSDLERLELLREAEYYQLLGLVERINMVLNKKKVDGKMDTDLTRTDIIKCVQSNKKYRLKLRGVNLSGLDLSNLDLSNVDLSRACLKNTNFSGAILRAANFSEANLEGADLKGADLLSAIFTGANLQHADLRHVRYMSHTLDGITLRGAILN encoded by the exons ATGAATACCGACGCATGTTCTTCAATTGTTCGACTCAATATAG GTGGAAGCATATTTTGCACAACTGTTGATACGCTAACTCATAGGGAGCCCCATTCGATGCTTGCTGCCATGTTTAGTGGTCGCCACACTGTTCACAAGGACTCTGATACG ggGTGTGTGTTTGTTGACAGGGATGGGACACACTTTCGTCATATATTAAATTGGTTGAGGGACGGTGTGGCTCCCAACTTGTCTGATTTGGAGCGTTTAGAGCTTTTGCGGGAAGCAGAATACTATCAGCTTCTT GGACTTGTGGAAAGGATAAATATGGTGTTGAATAagaagaaggtggatggaaaaaTGGATACTGACTTAACACGCACTGATATTATCAAATGCGTGCAATCTAATAAAAAATATCGTCTCAAATTAAGAGGAGTAAATCTATCTGGGCTTGATCTTTCAAACCTG GACTTGTCGAATGTTGACTTGAGTCGTGCGTGCCTCAAAAATACTAATTTTTCAGGTGCTATTCTCAGAGCTGCGAATTTTAGCGAAGCCAATCTGGAAGGAGCCGATTTAAAG GGTGCCGATTTGCTTTCTGCCATTTTTACGGGTGCAAATCTTCAACATGCTGATCTTCGTCATGTGAGA TATATGAGCCATACGCTAGACGGTATAACTTTACGTGGGGCGATTTTAAACTGA